A single region of the Nitrososphaerota archaeon genome encodes:
- a CDS encoding GTP-binding protein — protein MIDQLAGGVMLERSFKVVLLGANAVGKTSLLSRHLSGEFQQEYIPTIRATVSEKAYRVLDCCFKLLFWDPGVEQVDGDEGFFANTEGALVVYDICRPATLSEAERYYEALVRRVDVKPAVWLVGNKLDLAHLRGVDRALAEKRASELGAAYIETSAKTGENVEALFNQLLKGLIRRRLIEVKGKLGGVKLG, from the coding sequence TTGATCGACCAGCTGGCTGGTGGTGTTATGCTAGAGAGGTCTTTTAAGGTGGTTTTGCTGGGTGCTAATGCGGTTGGTAAGACGAGCCTTTTGAGCAGGCATCTGTCAGGGGAGTTTCAGCAGGAGTATATCCCAACCATCAGAGCCACGGTGTCTGAGAAGGCTTACCGTGTTTTGGACTGCTGCTTTAAGCTGCTCTTCTGGGACCCGGGTGTTGAGCAGGTGGACGGCGATGAGGGGTTCTTCGCTAACACGGAGGGTGCGCTCGTAGTCTACGATATCTGCAGACCAGCCACCTTAAGCGAGGCGGAGCGGTATTACGAAGCCTTGGTCAGGCGGGTTGATGTGAAGCCCGCCGTTTGGCTCGTTGGGAACAAGCTGGATCTGGCTCATCTGAGGGGTGTTGATAGGGCGTTGGCTGAGAAGAGGGCTTCTGAGCTCGGCGCCGCCTACATCGAGACCTCAGCTAAGACCGGGGAGAATGTTGAAGCCCTCTTCAACCAGCTTCTGAAGGGTCTTATTAGAAGAAGGTTGATTGAGGTTAAGGGTAAGCTTGGGGGTGTGAAGCTTGGCTGA